In one window of Photobacterium leiognathi DNA:
- a CDS encoding MlaD family protein, with protein sequence MNNDPNNEQPHKVNIRRDRGLSPLWLLPLLALILAGWLLFKAVNEAGERIQIHFNDAVGLVAGRTTIRYQGLEVGIVRDVSLSKDLKSIYVTADIYPEAVNILRKNTRFWLVKPKASITGISGLDTLVSGNYIALLPGDGPEATKFTALENQPADTPLEDGLKLQLKAPNLGSISIGSQIFYKKIPVGEVFNYTLSDNKKEVVIDALIKPRYANLVTDKSRFWNVSGMRADIGFNGVDVQFESLSALIAGAIAFDSPDKGTAIEPNHLFKLYPDINTAGRGIAITIALPDNNNISDSGSPIMYRGLQIGKITDVSLDDKTNKIVAHAAIEPSMREYLNSGSRLLLEEAEVSLNGVKNIGNLVRGNFLRLIPGKGETTRNFTAITRDALEEQQPGVATFKLYADQSFGIKRGTKLRYKGLTVGRITNVELSGDRVGFDVLVQPEYTNLIRSSSRFFVDGGIDASITSRGVDVSIPPADQLISSAISFTSVGSSKINKSYTLFKNRSLADIADEKLKGYSTINLFAEKLPPVSEGSPVLYRNLQVGEVIDFALQDDGVNIKLNIEKKYRHLITSRTVFWNRSGIEVEAGLNGVKLVTDPLSTLIKGGIAFDNMDQVSNRIGSKYKLYPSLSDAQHFGQLITLTASDARSVSNNTEIKFQGVTIGQIINIEPDFHKGNVRIQARLYPKYAKKIAKSDSYFWVVKPKISLSGSENLDSLLSSYIAVQPGKGKFYDTFKLGSAELFNSRMTIVLESEERGSISEGTPLLYRDIQVGQVVNVSLGDLADRVIIKAQLEKQYSHLVRKNTVFWNKSGVNVDIGITGANIKAGTFDSLLRGGISFATPEQQPLEPKAKPGKHFLLHKEVNPKWLTWRTAIPER encoded by the coding sequence ATGAACAACGATCCAAATAACGAACAACCCCACAAGGTGAATATTCGCCGTGATCGGGGGCTATCACCACTATGGCTATTGCCGCTACTCGCGTTAATACTAGCAGGTTGGTTACTGTTCAAAGCCGTCAATGAAGCTGGCGAACGTATTCAAATTCACTTTAACGATGCGGTAGGTCTCGTTGCAGGACGTACTACTATCCGTTATCAAGGTCTTGAAGTAGGTATTGTGCGTGATGTGAGCTTATCGAAAGATTTAAAAAGCATTTATGTCACGGCAGATATTTACCCAGAAGCGGTTAACATTTTACGTAAAAACACCCGTTTTTGGTTAGTAAAGCCAAAAGCATCAATTACCGGTATTTCAGGTTTAGATACTTTGGTTTCAGGTAACTACATTGCCTTATTGCCGGGTGATGGCCCTGAAGCAACCAAATTTACCGCGCTTGAAAACCAACCTGCAGATACCCCATTAGAAGATGGTTTAAAACTGCAATTAAAAGCCCCTAACCTTGGATCGATCAGTATTGGTTCGCAAATTTTCTATAAGAAGATCCCTGTAGGTGAAGTTTTTAATTACACATTAAGCGATAACAAAAAAGAAGTGGTGATCGATGCGCTAATCAAACCGCGTTACGCCAATCTAGTTACCGATAAAAGCCGTTTTTGGAATGTCAGCGGTATGCGTGCCGACATTGGCTTTAATGGCGTTGATGTGCAGTTTGAAAGCCTATCAGCATTAATTGCAGGTGCGATTGCGTTTGATTCGCCAGACAAAGGCACAGCCATTGAGCCTAATCACCTATTTAAGCTGTACCCTGATATCAACACCGCAGGTCGTGGTATTGCCATAACGATTGCACTGCCTGATAACAACAATATCAGCGATTCAGGCTCACCAATCATGTATCGCGGTTTGCAGATCGGTAAAATTACCGATGTTAGCCTAGACGATAAAACAAACAAGATTGTTGCTCATGCTGCGATTGAACCTAGTATGCGTGAATACTTAAACAGTGGTTCTCGTTTATTGCTCGAAGAAGCTGAAGTTTCACTCAATGGCGTAAAGAATATTGGCAACCTTGTTCGTGGTAACTTCCTACGTTTGATCCCGGGTAAAGGCGAAACAACCCGTAATTTCACCGCTATCACACGTGATGCATTAGAAGAACAACAACCGGGTGTTGCAACCTTTAAGCTGTATGCCGATCAAAGCTTCGGTATTAAACGTGGTACTAAATTGCGCTACAAAGGCTTAACGGTGGGTCGTATCACCAATGTTGAGCTATCAGGTGATCGTGTTGGTTTCGATGTATTAGTTCAGCCCGAGTACACTAATTTAATTCGTAGCAGTAGCCGCTTCTTCGTTGATGGTGGTATCGATGCGAGTATCACCAGTCGTGGTGTAGATGTCTCTATTCCGCCAGCCGATCAATTGATCAGCAGCGCAATCAGCTTTACTTCTGTTGGTAGCAGTAAAATTAACAAGAGCTACACCCTATTTAAAAACCGTAGCCTTGCAGATATTGCTGATGAAAAACTCAAAGGCTACAGCACTATTAACCTGTTTGCTGAAAAGTTACCGCCAGTATCTGAAGGTAGCCCTGTGCTATACCGTAACCTTCAAGTGGGTGAAGTTATCGACTTTGCACTACAAGATGATGGTGTGAATATTAAGCTAAATATTGAGAAAAAATACCGCCACCTTATCACTTCACGTACCGTATTCTGGAATCGTTCAGGCATTGAAGTAGAAGCTGGATTAAATGGTGTGAAATTGGTGACTGATCCTCTTTCAACCTTAATTAAAGGCGGCATTGCCTTTGATAATATGGATCAAGTTAGCAACCGTATTGGCTCAAAATACAAGCTCTACCCAAGCCTTAGTGATGCACAACACTTCGGACAATTGATCACACTTACCGCTAGCGATGCACGTTCTGTATCAAACAATACAGAAATCAAATTCCAAGGCGTTACCATTGGTCAAATCATCAATATCGAGCCTGATTTTCACAAAGGTAACGTAAGAATCCAAGCGCGCTTATACCCGAAATATGCCAAGAAAATTGCTAAATCAGATAGCTACTTCTGGGTGGTAAAACCTAAGATCAGCTTAAGTGGCAGTGAAAACCTAGATTCACTATTAAGCTCATACATCGCCGTTCAACCGGGTAAAGGTAAGTTCTATGATACGTTCAAACTGGGCTCTGCCGAATTGTTTAATTCACGAATGACCATCGTACTTGAAAGTGAAGAGCGTGGTTCAATCAGCGAAGGAACCCCACTGCTGTATCGTGATATTCAGGTAGGACAAGTCGTCAATGTATCCCTTGGTGATTTAGCCGATCGCGTTATCATCAAAGCCCAGCTTGAAAAGCAATACAGCCACCTTGTTCGTAAGAATACCGTGTTCTGGAACAAGTCAGGGGTGAATGTCGATATTGGTATTACAGGCGCTAATATAAAAGCTGGCACTTTTGATAGCCTGCTTCGTGGTGGTATCTCATTTGCTACACCTGAGCAACAGCCACTTGAACCGAAAGCGAAACCGGGGAAACACTTCCTATTACACAAAGAAGTGAACCCTAAATGGTTAACATGGCGAACAGCCATACCTGAGCGTTAA
- a CDS encoding paraquat-inducible protein A codes for MSTARRCPGCNLLVLPEVAHHGQSAYCPRCQTRLYRGGTAIFNAELAIAAAGLILFIPTVTLPLITIRLFGQMIPATLPSGAITLSASFPGVATLILFCSVIAPLLVMGAVFSAQFSLKFRKFHLFKLSTWILHHLKQWVMLDVFLVSLAIACFKVQEVADINVGLGLYCLITMQILFLVLLTRISVRRYWDAWQPENEHISDDLDTLCTTCHLTQEHLTHCRRCNSALHDRIPHSIQKTWAYLISASIFILPANLYPISIFMNNGKRIEDTIFSGVAELVKSGMTGIAAIIFIASIIVPIAKIISLAYILLAVQFKRNTRHLFRMRVFRAVHWIGKWSVMDLFVIAIMVTLIDRGQVLDFTPGPGAIAFAVVVVLTMLAAESLDSRLIWDNYEQRSK; via the coding sequence ATGTCGACGGCCAGACGCTGCCCAGGTTGCAATTTACTCGTGCTTCCTGAAGTAGCTCATCACGGACAAAGTGCTTACTGTCCCCGTTGTCAAACACGTTTATATCGTGGGGGAACAGCAATATTTAATGCCGAGCTTGCCATTGCAGCAGCCGGGTTGATCCTTTTTATACCAACAGTTACTTTGCCTTTAATCACCATTCGATTATTTGGTCAGATGATCCCTGCAACGCTCCCATCAGGGGCAATCACACTTTCCGCATCCTTTCCCGGTGTCGCAACGTTAATTCTGTTTTGTAGTGTTATTGCACCACTGTTAGTAATGGGTGCAGTCTTCAGCGCACAATTTTCTCTGAAATTTCGTAAGTTTCATCTATTCAAACTATCAACCTGGATACTGCACCATTTAAAACAATGGGTCATGCTCGATGTATTCTTAGTTAGCCTTGCTATCGCTTGTTTTAAAGTCCAAGAAGTGGCTGATATTAATGTTGGATTAGGCTTATATTGCCTCATCACCATGCAGATATTGTTCTTAGTGCTGTTAACTCGTATCAGTGTTCGACGATATTGGGATGCATGGCAACCTGAAAATGAACATATTAGTGATGATTTAGATACCCTTTGCACAACTTGTCATCTAACCCAAGAACACCTTACTCATTGCCGACGCTGTAATAGTGCGCTGCATGATCGTATTCCCCATTCAATTCAAAAAACATGGGCATACTTGATCTCAGCCAGCATCTTCATTTTGCCTGCAAACTTATACCCTATTTCTATTTTCATGAATAACGGTAAACGTATTGAAGACACCATCTTCTCGGGTGTTGCTGAGCTGGTAAAATCCGGCATGACAGGCATCGCAGCCATCATCTTTATCGCCAGTATTATTGTGCCTATCGCCAAAATTATTAGCTTGGCTTACATCTTATTAGCAGTGCAATTTAAGCGAAATACCCGCCACCTTTTCAGAATGCGCGTTTTTCGTGCCGTCCACTGGATTGGGAAATGGTCCGTAATGGATCTTTTTGTTATTGCGATCATGGTTACATTGATAGACCGTGGTCAAGTTCTTGATTTCACGCCAGGTCCTGGGGCCATCGCCTTTGCCGTCGTGGTAGTATTAACAATGTTAGCAGCAGAAAGTTTAGATTCTCGCCTGATATGGGATAACTATGAACAACGATCCAAATAA